GGTGGAATGAAGCAGAAGCTCGCCCTTTGCTGCGCGCTGATTCACAAACCCACCGTCCTATTTTTAGATGAGCCTACGACAGGTGTAGATGCGGTTTCAAGAAAAGAATTCTGGGAGATGTTAAAAGGTTTGAAGCAGCAAGGAATTACCATTCTGGTTTCCACTCCGTACATGGACGAAGCGAGTCTATGCGAAAAAATTGCATTAATCCAGAATGGCGAAATACTCTCCATTGATACACCGGAAAAGATTGTGGATCAGTACCCTAAACCTCTCTATGCGATCAAGTCACCGGATATGAGCCGATTGCTAAAGTCCCTGAGGAATAGCCAGATTATCCAGAGTGCCAATGCCTTTGGCGAATACCATCACATAACCCTGTCTGATGATGGCATTGATTCGGAAAAAGTCCTGGCAAGCTTGAATATGGAAGGCTCGGAGATGAAAACCATCAAACCTACAATTGAAGACTGTTTTATAAACCTGATGAGAGATGAGTGAAGAAATTGTCATAGAAACGAATAAGCTTACTAAA
This is a stretch of genomic DNA from Reichenbachiella ulvae. It encodes these proteins:
- a CDS encoding ABC transporter ATP-binding protein, with product MKHVIIDHVSKAFVKEGTPALNEISFEVEEGELFGLIGPDGAGKTTLFRILTTLLLADSGNASVNGLDVVRDYKEIRKQVGYMPGRFSLYQDLSVEENLNFFATIFNTTLEQNYDLIKDIYVQIEPFKNRRAGKLSGGMKQKLALCCALIHKPTVLFLDEPTTGVDAVSRKEFWEMLKGLKQQGITILVSTPYMDEASLCEKIALIQNGEILSIDTPEKIVDQYPKPLYAIKSPDMSRLLKSLRNSQIIQSANAFGEYHHITLSDDGIDSEKVLASLNMEGSEMKTIKPTIEDCFINLMRDE